A part of Crassostrea angulata isolate pt1a10 chromosome 5, ASM2561291v2, whole genome shotgun sequence genomic DNA contains:
- the LOC128185010 gene encoding sushi, von Willebrand factor type A, EGF and pentraxin domain-containing protein 1-like: MYACMQGYASSSYNSVIHCISGVWSSSDMNCNVVCPSPPGITNAEVTVENNTARYFCNPGYYQLENTDDFISCRGNIWQPTNFECIQICGAPPTIANAEVMRFNNRAMYSCREGYRSMSGSNRINCTMSVWQTTTFSCYALSCGPAPNITNADVLVNDDGAMYACHYGFSPSNINNRLLCQAGSWSLTDFQCLNTSGSVGSIIDNKTLQRWIKQIKHDLLIDKKTTNAYLRTLSSVYDPRPASIAIGGSGVALLCIAILIIVLPDVLRICKYVFGKIPQVTKSKPRNE, translated from the exons ATGTACGCCTGCATGCAAGGATACGCTTCAAGTTCCTATAACTCGGTGATACACTGCATCTCTGGCGTATGGTCGTCATCAGACATGAACTGTAATG TTGTGTGTCCATCACCACCAGGCATTACAAACGCAGAAGTGACGGTTGAGAACAACACGGCTAGATATTTCTGTAATCCAGGGTATTATCAGCTGGAGAATACAGATGACTTCATTTCCTGTCGCGGCAACATTTGGCAACCTACGAACTTTGAATGCATAC AAATCTGTGGAGCCCCGCCCACCATAGCAAACGCCGAAGTGATGAGATTTAACAACAGAGCAATGTACTCTTGTCGGGAAGGTTATCGCTCGATGTCTGGAAGTAACAGGATTAACTGTACCATGTCTGTTTGGCAAACGACGACATTTTCATGCTATG CATTATCCTGTGGGCCGGCACCAAACATAACAAATGCAGATGTACTTGTAAACGATGATGGGGCTATGTATGCTTGTCACTATGGATTCTCTCCAAGTAACATAAACAACAGGCTACTCTGTCAAGCTGGTTCTTGGTCACTCACGGATTTCCAGTGTTTAA ATACCTCAGGCAGTGTCGGAAGTATTATTGACAACAAGACCTTACAACGATGGATCAAGCAAATCAAGCACGATCttttgattgataaaaaaacCACAAATGCCTACCTGCGCACCCTGAGTAGTGTTTATGATCCGCGCCCTGCCTCAATTGCCATTGGTGGATCAGGTGTTGCTCTTTTATGTATTGCAATACTCATTATTGTTTTGCCGGATGTGTTAAGGATTTGTAAATACGTTTTCGGGAAAATTCCGCAAGTAACTAAATCAAAACCCCGAAAtgagtga